GCCTGTTCTGTTTTTCAGCTTCCGTCCATTCCCATTCGAACACTTCAATAGCCTCTTCCTTTGGAAGCATTACTTTCATGGAAAAAGCCGAAATCAACTTTGGATTTCGGCTTTCACACGGACTCATGAGTACACTTTTTTTGTTTTTTTATCATCAACGACGGCTTTTTGATCGATTTTTGTAAGAATGCGCTCGACCTCCGTTTTGTCATGCAACAGATGCTCGCGGTTTTCATTTAGCAGTTCTTTATAAGATTTCCTTCTCCTAGACATTCTTTAATTCACCTCTCAAGTGATTGAATTCCCTCTGCAGGACAATGATCGGAAGTTCGTATAGCTGTTTATTGTATTTTTTGAATATCCCGAATTTAAGAAGCTCTTGGATAAGTTCCTCTTTCTTCGCTTCTCTCTTTTTATTTAATGGGGTAATCATCAAGCGCCCTCCTTATTAAATAGGCAGTCTTTTGGTACTTGGGGTTATTTTGCATCCGGTTCCATATGAGAAAACGCCATTTCTTCCTTTTGCTTCCCCAATCAAGGGCTTGATCCGCAAAGTCTTCACATTTCCTTGCCATATCGTATGCAGGGGCTTCCTTGTCAATTTTCAATACTCGACTATAAACAGCAACCCCACATCGCTTCATTTTGTCGGAGAGGATATTGATTGCGCCGCAAGGCTTCGGCTGGCTCAAGTCACCTGCCCCAAATAACGCAACCTTCATGCCATGAAGATCTGCTTGATCAAGTTCTTCATAAAATTCGTTTGCCTCATATGGCAAACCTTCTTGATTCCATGTATATAAACCGATAAAGGCCAAATCAAACTCCTTCAACGTATCCACTTCTACCGTATCCAATCTTTCCATATATACTTCACAGCCGACAGCCATCATTTGATTCCGTATGTTTACAGCCATTTTCTCGGTATTACCGGATAAGCTGACGTAACCAATGAATACCTTCATCTATATCACCCTCCTAATTGAGAATAACTTTCATTATACTTTAACTATAAATGAAAATGATTCTCATTGTCAATTATATATTCCCACTAATTTGATTCAGGTTATGTTTTTTCATCCATATCGATTGCAGGACTCCGTGGCCCTTGATTACAATGTCGACATCCAAAGAAAAAGGTTTGCAGGAATGACGTTGCCTTTCCTGCAAACCTGCTGATGAAGCTTCCTTACATTTCAGCGCTTTCGCTAACAGGTTCATCCGTTTTCAATCTTTGTTTCTTCGATTTTTTGAAGTACAGCAATTCATAGATACATGGAATGACGATTAGTGTGAGCAGCGTAGAAACTGCCAGCCCGCCAATGACAACAATGGCCAAGCTTTGTGAAACGAGGCTTCCCGTTTCCGCCTTTTTATATAAAAGCGGCAGCATCGCACAAATGGTGGCCACAGCCGTCATGATGATCGGACGGAATCTTGTAGCTGTCGCTTCAACGATCGCATCCCGAATGATCATTTTTTCTTCGTTTTGCCTGACTCGATCGAGAAGCACGATGGCGTTAGTCACGACGATGCCGATCAGCATGAGCGCCCCCAACAGCGCCGTAACATCCACTGAAATCCGGCTGATGACCAATCCTAACACGGCCCCGATGGCCGCGAACGGCAGTGAAAATAAAATCGCAATCGGCGCCTTCATTGATTTGAAAGTTATTACCATGATCAGAAAGACAATGCCGATCGACAGTAGCATCGTCAGGAACAAATCCGAAAAATCATCCGTCTGCTGAGCACTGGCTCCCCCGACAAAAATATCTACATCCTTCGGAATCTTAAGCCCCTTGTTCTCCTTGTCTCCAAATATCTCTACATTTATTTTACTGGCAATATCAGAGAGTTTAGCCGGATCTACCGTTGCCGTCAATTGGAGATATGTTTCGCCATCTTTATGAAACTGTGTTGTGGCACTCTCCTCTCTCGTTAATGACGCCACTTCTGAAACGGGGACCATTCCGCCCCCTGCCATGATCGGGATATTCTTTAAATCATTGGGTTTTTCCGGATCTAAGAGAGGCTCGAGGACGACCGGTGTCTGCTTATCCGCAAGCATCATATTGCCGATCGGGGTTCTATTGAGCATGACCCCAATCTGTTGACCTATTTGTTCTGCGTTTCCTTTAGCCGGATCTACCTTAAAGGAATAAATCGTTTTCTTTTCGTCCTGGTTCGTCGTAACTTCTTCAATCCCCTTAATATCTTGTATGTTTTCTCTAATTTTAGTGGCGGTCCGCTCCAAATCCTCGACATTGCTGCCAATCACATCGATCGTCATGTTCGTCTTTGAAGCCCCCATCATGAAGGAAGAAGCGCTGGCTGTAAGCAGTGCATCGGGATAGTTTTCTTTTTGCTCGTCGATTTTCGACAAGATGGCATCTATGTTCGCTTCATCTTTCACTAAAATACCGAAAGTCGCTTCCGTAGGTGAAGTGACTGCGCCGTATTGGGCCGCTTCCGCAGAGTTGCCCAATTGCATGAACACATTATCCACGTCGCTCAAATCCTGCATTTTCTCTTCGAGCTCCAGTGCCTTCTCTTTCACTTTATCAAAGGGCTCATCATTCGGATAAGTTAACGTCACGGAAACATAGTCCGCTGAAGAATTATCGATGGCTCCTTTTGGCATCGCAAAATATGTACCAATGGAACCGACGAACAGAAGCATCGCAATGACCAGGACCACCCATTTATGGTTTAACGACCAAGTAACGAGCTTCGTGAAACGCTTTGCGGGTCGATGTTTTGGCAGCTTTGCCCGCTTCAGCAAGCCCGCACTCATCAAGGGAACGACCGTCAATGCGACAAGTAACGATGCCAGCAAAGAATACGTGACAGTTAAAGCGAAAGGAAGCAGGAATTCCTGAAGCCCGCCATTCAATAAAGCGACCGGCAAGAAAACGGCTACCGTCGTAAGTGTTGAAGCCGTGATCGCCACACCTACCTCCTTTGTTGCATCCAGTACCATTTGGACCGATATCTTTTCCTGCTGCATTTTCCGGAAAATGTTTTCAATCACAACAATACTGTCATCCACCAAGCGGCCAATGGCTACAGCGACACCGCCCAGCGTCAAAATATTCAGCGTCACTCCCGACAATGAAAGCAAAAATAATGTAAAGCCGAGAGATAACGGAATCGATACGATCGTAATGAAGGTAGAACGTACATTTCGTAAAAATATCATGATGACGATCGTGGCGAATAAAGCACCAAGCAGCACTTCCTTCACCATCGAATGGACGGAAGTCTCCACC
This genomic stretch from Peribacillus muralis harbors:
- a CDS encoding FbpB family small basic protein, translating into MSRRRKSYKELLNENREHLLHDKTEVERILTKIDQKAVVDDKKTKKVYS
- a CDS encoding Fur-regulated basic protein FbpA encodes the protein MITPLNKKREAKKEELIQELLKFGIFKKYNKQLYELPIIVLQREFNHLRGELKNV
- a CDS encoding efflux RND transporter permease subunit — encoded protein: MEFFTKWSFKNKAAVSLVTIFILVIGIISYFKLPMEFLPSADNPQVTIITMGQGTDSKTMETQVTDPIERAVTGVKGKSSIYSTTGDGFSKIDLFFESGSDMKQAKMDVQEALSNIALPQSMSKPTVTQLNTSMIPISFIAVTFKEGLTADNLDFTKKELEPLYKDIKGVSDVQTFGIAQSVLSVKVDNEQLAKKKVSIQDVLGVLNGQNAALAVGEKVIDGKASNIKVIGDVTSIEKVKALKVTPNVTLGDIAKVDEAKDGNLISRFNGKESIDISIIKDNQSNAVTISKEVEKVTKEINEKYKDQKSTIYLSTADMVETSVHSMVKEVLLGALFATIVIMIFLRNVRSTFITIVSIPLSLGFTLFLLSLSGVTLNILTLGGVAVAIGRLVDDSIVVIENIFRKMQQEKISVQMVLDATKEVGVAITASTLTTVAVFLPVALLNGGLQEFLLPFALTVTYSLLASLLVALTVVPLMSAGLLKRAKLPKHRPAKRFTKLVTWSLNHKWVVLVIAMLLFVGSIGTYFAMPKGAIDNSSADYVSVTLTYPNDEPFDKVKEKALELEEKMQDLSDVDNVFMQLGNSAEAAQYGAVTSPTEATFGILVKDEANIDAILSKIDEQKENYPDALLTASASSFMMGASKTNMTIDVIGSNVEDLERTATKIRENIQDIKGIEEVTTNQDEKKTIYSFKVDPAKGNAEQIGQQIGVMLNRTPIGNMMLADKQTPVVLEPLLDPEKPNDLKNIPIMAGGGMVPVSEVASLTREESATTQFHKDGETYLQLTATVDPAKLSDIASKINVEIFGDKENKGLKIPKDVDIFVGGASAQQTDDFSDLFLTMLLSIGIVFLIMVITFKSMKAPIAILFSLPFAAIGAVLGLVISRISVDVTALLGALMLIGIVVTNAIVLLDRVRQNEEKMIIRDAIVEATATRFRPIIMTAVATICAMLPLLYKKAETGSLVSQSLAIVVIGGLAVSTLLTLIVIPCIYELLYFKKSKKQRLKTDEPVSESAEM
- a CDS encoding flavodoxin domain-containing protein, with product MKVFIGYVSLSGNTEKMAVNIRNQMMAVGCEVYMERLDTVEVDTLKEFDLAFIGLYTWNQEGLPYEANEFYEELDQADLHGMKVALFGAGDLSQPKPCGAINILSDKMKRCGVAVYSRVLKIDKEAPAYDMARKCEDFADQALDWGSKRKKWRFLIWNRMQNNPKYQKTAYLIRRALDDYPIK